In Leguminivora glycinivorella isolate SPB_JAAS2020 chromosome 17, LegGlyc_1.1, whole genome shotgun sequence, the DNA window gttttataatatgattataaaagtaaaatacaaaaccacatacaaaacaatacaaaatatataaacacattataaaaaacctaacctagggtgccgccagcagcggggcagggcccaagctgccggtggttagggctgcagagagaggaaccgtcggactatccgcgctgtgtccaagatcaccgccttctgcatctggcccttgatccagccacctagcgagagtctcttaagatgttggtcgagactcttcgctatgagaccgttcgctgaaacgactatcggaacaatgatcgttgattcaacatcccacatggcggttatctcgtgagccaagtctaggtacttactggacttgtccttctcggctttcacgagactctcatcatgggggatggatTTATTTGAGCTAAAATATAGTATACgttttaaataattcatactcttcttatttttttagttgccgAACGATATGATCAATTATACAGAGTATCATATTATGGGTAAAGTCTCTCAAGTGCGCATGAAGCCCGGTTGTATACCAAAGAAGTTCGAATGCCAAGAAGATAGAAGGACATGCAGCTATAAGGAACGACCATATATGTTGAAAAAACAAAGGATGTCAATAATCGCAGAGTGTTTGAATGAACCAGAACAAAGTAGTACCCCAAGTTCATCTGTCAAGGATACTTCTAGTACAAGTTCAGGTAGGtatcaaacaaaacaaactgtTTGAAGTTTAAAACAAGTATACAGCCATTATTATTATCATGAGCatgatattgtttatttttcagATTTTCAAATAGTTGGAGAGAATGTACCTGAGACACCTGAAACTTTATGTCAACTAACAACAGATAAATCTGTTCAAGCATTAATAACACACAAATTCAGAAGTAAAGCTGTCCAGGCGAAAGTGAAATCAACAGAAAAGGGACTATCACCTTTGAAACCACCACAAATATCTACCTCCACATCCCCGTTTAAATTGAAGACCACCATAAATTCAAGTCCTTCTGTGTCCGGCCTCAGAAAAAGTACAAGAAATATATCTATTGAATCAGAACAGTCTCATAGTGATGTTTCTTTATATGCACCATCTGCATCTAGCGCCAGTTGCTTGTCTATGCATTCTTTGCAAGTTAAATCCTCTTCTGACTGTAGTGAATTTATCAAAGAAGACAAGAAGATAGAAGTAAAAGAGGCCATATTAAGTATGATGAAAAAAATTGAGAACAAGCCTCGATTATATATTGGTGTTCCAAAAAAGTGTTACTATTTGATTGATATAATAAAAGATGAAATCAATATTACCGAGCAACATTTATGcttttgtttaaataaaataagattgaaTAGTTCATTTAATCTAATGTCTGATGATTATGCAATGACTCCATCATATTTAAGCAAgatattttcaaaaaatataCCATTAATAGCCAGTGTTATGAAGCCATTTATTGTGTCGCTGGATAgtgaaatgattaaaaaaactttACCCATGGCATTCAGGCACAAATATCATAATGTTAGTTGCATTATAGACTGCCTTGAAATAGAGGTAGAAAAACCATCTAGAGCAATGAATCAAGCATTCACCTGGTCAGATTATAAAAAATCCAacacaaaatatttaatatcctgTACACCAAATGGACTAGTGAACTATATTTCTCCGGGATTTGGAGGCAGGACAACTGACACTTGTATAGTTGAATCCTGTGACTTTGTTCAGACATTAAAAAGTGGTATGTTTGTTATGGCAGACAGGGGTTTCAAACATTTAGAACAATATCTAAAAAAAGCTGGTATTACACTAGTAAGACCTCCCAGTGTCGAAAAAGGTGTACAGATGAGTAAAACCGAAGCGAAACTAACTAAACAGATAGCTAGCCTAAGGATACATATAGAGCGAGTTATTCGACGTTTACGTGAATTTCGTATGCTTAAACCACATGCatgtgttaattttaaatttgtaaaaTTACTTGATGACATAACAATCATAGCATGTGCCTTAATTAATCTACAAGgttctttaataaaataaaacaaatgaaaataaagacaatttttttatttaaaatacctagtaTATTATAGTTCTACACTTTTATATAATAATGGATAAATATTCATTTTCCAGAACTCCAATAACTTAACTTTTATACTTTCAATATGTTTAGGATCATATTGCACTGTCAATACTTcaacttttttattttggcTGTAATCTGGATCAGCTACACAAAAGAAACAGTTTTTCTTTCCTGTTAAATACATTTGAAGTTGCATTTGAGTATTGTACTTTTCTGTGGCTTCACCGTTGTTaatgtaagttttatatgttttcACACTATTGGGACATTTAATTTCTATTACACCATCTTCAAATATGCCATCAGGGGAACCAGCAATCATAGGATAAGCTGAACTTATTACCAGtccacatttatttatttttttatttagttttttctcCACAGTTTTTCTTACTTCATCTTCTAGTACACGTCCACGTCTCATAGCTGGAGTATCAGGTATCTTTGCACCTAATATGAGAGATACGAGTGTACCATTATTCTTCTTACAGCGGCTAACCTCAAATGCTCTAGATGCAGTTATTCGTCCATACCGCAGCTCATACCAAAGACAGCTATCGGCTTGTTCTCTTGTTTCTTCTTCAACTTTTGTTATTAGAGATGCGGATAattcaactttttttaagaattcATCAACACATTTCTCTTTGAAATTCCACACAAGTTGATGCATTGAGACAGCCTGTGTTTCACTCACACTATATGTGGGTTGATACTTCAAGAGTTCACAATCTTCAATATTCCTCTTTTTTCCCTCTTCTAAGAACTTCAGCAAAACTGATGAATTTGGTTTTAAAAGAGGGTCGCCCTTGGATAAATCTTTAGCTGTCATATATTTAACAGTACTACCAACTCTCGATAAATTTGATTTCTTCCAATAGCATTCAATGGAATGCATGAGGGTTCCTCACTTCGTCGATGAACCCACATTAAGAAAGCTATTGCGTGCTTACAGCCACCCTGTGAAGCTACGCAGTCATGACATTGTACAGAGAGAATACTCTCATTTTCTTCATCAACAACTAGTGTGCATCTATACAGCTTTGCATGAACTTTGCGTTCAGGACATATTTTGCACTTTACAATACACAATTTGCCGTCACGCTTAAGATGCACATAGCTTACAGCATCATCTCCGTATGAAGCTCGTGATgacctaaaattaaaaattcattaagttaaaagttattaaaactttgTATTCGCTAATCTAAAAAACAGTACAGTTAAGTATTTACACTCTACAGTAAGTAAATGCCACTCTCTGACAGGTAACTgctaattaaataatttgttgtgtgaatgtttttcttcaacaactaaatggttatatacaagaaattcggtagcttttgcacattgtaatttttcctcagtcacccgttgaccacgaacgctgtaaagtgtttgaaacatcgggatgaattttaaactcattatacgcgatttaatccgttttcatagtttttatttcatgagtaactatcgcggtaactgaagacaatattaactaaatggttacaaataataattatcatcaatataatctggtccaggcaggcaattatggtcgcgcgataaatgataaaacatctggccgtccctataatcgcacttactaatagtgcgacagggacggcctgatattttatcgtctatcgcgcgaccatgctacccgtgctgtactagcttttgcccgcggcttcgcttgcgttagaaagagacaaaagtagtatatgtcactctccatcccttcaactatctccacttaaaaaacatgtcaatccgtcgctccgtttggccgtgaaagacggacaaacaaacaaacacacattatctttggtgaaacaacgaattcttccacttcagattatagagtaaccagcttttcccatttataataaactagcttttgaccgcggcttcgctcacgtaagaaagagacaaaagtagcctatgtcactctccatcccttcaactaaatccccttaaataatcacgtcaattcgtcgctccggttttgccgtgaaagacggacaaacaaacagacacacaccctttcccatttgtaatattagtatggatttgacattattatttatatttaattaattatatatgtatagcccaatttcgtcgggaacagcgtgttatgtaatggcgtcgttggtgtacagtcgtctgtcacgccgtgaaggtgcgttcgattcccaggattctattaactttttgtatttttttggatataaatttcgtattttttattgaccaagcaagaatggagagccgaaggtatcaattttatcttagagaacctattgatatttttattgtcattttgattttctatttattaagttgagatataaaacacaacttttaataccctcgctaaatataatattttatcgaaattactccttagataaaaaaagtccacttgagtttttaaagcattacgttactcagttaactattgcattttcatttactaatttaagatttcaaaagcgatttgaatacccttgctccatcgaaaataaacaattagaaaaaaaaatcattcgaatcgtagtttagaaactaaaatttatctatacttttttggaatttttaaaaatatcagattaggataattatgttagaaattctgagttcgacgaacccaaaaattatt includes these proteins:
- the LOC125235212 gene encoding uncharacterized protein LOC125235212; this translates as MARRLDARTLSTDSTMYFCEDHFDLPNDMINYTEYHIMGKVSQVRMKPGCIPKKFECQEDRRTCSYKERPYMLKKQRMSIIAECLNEPEQSSTPSSSVKDTSSTSSDFQIVGENVPETPETLCQLTTDKSVQALITHKFRSKAVQAKVKSTEKGLSPLKPPQISTSTSPFKLKTTINSSPSVSGLRKSTRNISIESEQSHSDVSLYAPSASSASCLSMHSLQVKSSSDCSEFIKEDKKIEVKEAILSMMKKIENKPRLYIGVPKKCYYLIDIIKDEINITEQHLCFCLNKIRLNSSFNLMSDDYAMTPSYLSKIFSKNIPLIASVMKPFIVSLDSEMIKKTLPMAFRHKYHNVSCIIDCLEIEVEKPSRAMNQAFTWSDYKKSNTKYLISCTPNGLVNYISPGFGGRTTDTCIVESCDFVQTLKSGMFVMADRGFKHLEQYLKKAGITLVRPPSVEKGVQMSKTEAKLTKQIASLRIHIERVIRRLREFRMLKPHACVNFKFVKLLDDITIIACALINLQGSLIK
- the LOC125235214 gene encoding uncharacterized protein LOC125235214, with product MHSIECYWKKSNLSRVGSTVKYMTAKDLSKGDPLLKPNSSVLLKFLEEGKKRNIEDCELLKYQPTYSVSETQAVSMHQLVWNFKEKCVDEFLKKVELSASLITKVEEETREQADSCLWYELRYGRITASRAFEVSRCKKNNGTLVSLILGAKIPDTPAMRRGRVLEDEVRKTVEKKLNKKINKCGLVISSAYPMIAGSPDGIFEDGVIEIKCPNSVKT